One genomic region from Vitis riparia cultivar Riparia Gloire de Montpellier isolate 1030 chromosome 17, EGFV_Vit.rip_1.0, whole genome shotgun sequence encodes:
- the LOC117904126 gene encoding extensin-like has translation MAGTSKDGMYGIHDYFMQSDERQKNGAGDSVSDSGCNLELTLGGSYGDFDDEMPVLTLSSSVFESDTMEEDSGEPNVPPPAEFAVEGSFLSLGMSLPPPVLEMKTMKELQTMRRQEVKKRLMGKNRNRGRPPLPNQSQTRVLLPAVFQLAPPSKTVPPSSPPLLQPLCPTPMSFRLPTPISPPLKPSSPPLSPTPLSFYMPPPPPTPSTSSPPLSPRPLSSRLPTPTPPPPPPPPPQHSSLPLYRMPSSIIPPHRQSSSPPLSPIPLSFRLPLPAPHSPSELSPLVSDPAPPTLLPPVPTHPHFPAKGEGHKMAIPVEPESLPVDILRALVVRWLLQHKYKRLRASDRSDRETGLELIKQMPTVVTTGAGPNGKRIEGFLYKFGTGQISLVCICHGMFFTPAEFVRHAGGDDVENPMKQIIVCPASF, from the exons ATGGCTGGGACAAGCAAAGATGGCATGTATGGAATTCATGACTACTTCATGCAAAGCGACGAACGCCAGAAGAATGGTGCAGGAGATTCCGTTTCCGATTCCGGCTGCAATCTTGAACTGACTCTGGGAGGAAGCTACGGCGACTTTGACGACGAAATGCCAGTTCTGACTCTATCATCTTCTGTATTCGAAAGCGACACTATGGAGGAAGATTCCGGAGAACCCAATGTTCCCCCTCCTGCGGAGTTTGCGGTGGAGGGCTCATTTCTCTCGCTTGGGATGTCATTACCACCACCGGTCCTGGAGATGAAGACGATGAAAGAACTACAGACAATGAGGAGACAGGAGGTGAAGAAAAGGCTGATGGGGAAAAACAGGAACAGAGGCAGACCTCCACTACCCAACCAAAGCCAAACTCGGGTTTTGTTGCCCGCAGTGTTTCAATTAGCTCCGCCTTCCAAGACAGTTCCACCGTCATCGCCACCTCTTCTTCAGCCTCTGTGTCCGACGCCAATGTCATTCCGGCTGCCAACGCCAATCTCACCTCCTCTAAAACCGTCGTCTCCGCCTCTGTCTCCGACTCCGTTGTCATTTTACATGCCGCCACCACCACCAACTCCATCAACTTCGTCTCCGCCTCTGTCACCGAGGCCACTGTCATCCCGCTTGCCAACGCCAacgccaccaccaccaccgccaccTCCTCCGCAGCATTCTTCTCTGCCTTTGTACCGAATGCCATCATCCATCATACCGCCACATCGGCAGTCTTCttctccccctctctctccaATTCCATTATCATTCCGACTGCCGTTGCCTGCACCCCACTCTCCGTCCGAATTATCCCCTTTGGTTTCTGATCCTGCTCCCCCTACTCTACTGCCTCCGGTTCCCACTCATCCCCATTTTCCAGCCAAAGGCGAGGGTCACAAAATGGCTATTCCAG TGGAACCAGAAAGTCTCCCAGTTGACATCCTAAGGGCTTTGGTAGTAAGATGGCTGCTGCAGCACAAATACAAAAGGCTTAGGGCTTCTGATAGAAGCGATCGGGAGACTGGTCTAGAGCTCATAAAACAAATGCCAACTGTGGTGACTACTGGTGCCGGGCCCAATGGAAAGAGGATCGAGGGGTTTCTCTATAAATTTGGAACAGGGCAAATCAGTC
- the LOC117905171 gene encoding uncharacterized protein LOC117905171 → MDDPGKNVAPEFEIPDQIEEEDADNLSGNGSAEEKETNPNIELFAAARKRKAAATVQVLAYGLNCSVEEKRKRKVVQARKKLLDRPVGWSPFGLPGWDSAKTRTDSRAIIKDLVKTIPLPFQAKDKAEVRGRRNKGKRSIEIPQGGKLKSAASVETYDHSSLTTQGAPTPVLDVPVDVSTEISFAEFNEFFSPTEFACAETLATVAEVPIFYNPDGAVAEDPISYNQGDDYEEARNRLSAILSLDFDHLLLDPDTLARTLHLSTALKENAGFNPFQLAMLKMVEEIPLLSDDIVEFKDLNMEIKTLFSELESNILRVACSWTKYRDSIITLSDLQVDVSANLYAARMLDHQILQLQTRRVELANLLESKKNAMIELISAQTKIAGTLPKTSDDEQVEAADLKKPGGSTKKKPIIDNWAKILDGFFPLKDFIF, encoded by the exons ATGGATGACCCTGGCAAAAATGTTGCTCCTGAGTTTGAGATACCCGAccaaattgaagaagaagatgcagACAATCTATCTGGAAACGGATCTGCAGAGGAGAAAGAGACAAATCCTAACATAGAGTTGTTTGCAGCCGCCCGGAAAAGAAAGGCAGCTGCTACTGTTCAAGTCCTCGCTTATGGATTGAATTGTAGTGTTGAGgagaaaaggaagaggaaagtCGTGCAGGCCCGGAAAAAACTGCTAGATCGTCCTGTTGGGTGGTCACCTTTTGGGTTGCCTGGTTGGGATAGTGCAAAGACACGCACTGACTCTCGCGCCATTATCAAAGACCTTGTCAAGA CAATACCACTACCATTTCAAGCCAAGGATAAGGCTGAAGTACGAGGAAGAAGAAATAAGGGAAAGCGTTCTATAGAAATCCCTCAAGGAGGAAAACTTAAGTCTGCAGCTTCAGTGGAAACATATGATCACTCTTCTCTTACGACTCAAGGAGCTCCAACACCTGTGCTGGACGTTCCTGTAGACGTTTCAACAGAAATAAGCTTTGCAGAATTCAATGAATTCTTTAGCCCTACTGAGTTCGCATGTGCTGAGACATTGGCTACTGTTGCAGAGGTTCCCATCTTTTACAATCCAGACGGTGCTGTTGCAGAGGATCCCATCTCTTACAATCAAGGAGATGATTATGAAGAAGCACGCAATAGGCTTTCTGCTATCCTCTCACTGGATTTTGATCATTTACTGCTTGATCCTGACACCTTGGCCCGAACATTACATCTTTCAACTGCACTGAAGGAAAATGCTGGTTTCAATCCTTTTCAACTTGCAATGCTGAAGATGGTCGAGGAGATACCTTTGCTGAGTGATGACATAGTAGAATTCAAGGATTTAAACATGGAAATAAAAACACTGTTCTCTGAGCTAGAGTCCAACATCTTACGAGTTGCTTGCTCGTGGACAAAATACAGAGATTCGATTATAACATTGAGCGATCTGCAAGTTGATGTGAGTGCCAATCTATATGCTGCTAGGATGCTTGATCATCAAATTTTACAGCTTCAAACTCGTCGTGTGGAATTGGCTAATTTACTCGAGTCGAAGAAAAATGCAATGATAGAGTTGATTTCAGCTCAAACGAAAATTGCTGGTACTCTTCCCAAAACTTCTGATGATGAACAAGTTGAAGCTGCTGACCTAAAGAAGCCAGGAGGAAGCACGAAGAAGAAACCAATAATTGATAATTGGGCCAAAATCTTGGATGGGTTTTTTCCGCTAaaggattttatattttaa